Proteins encoded by one window of Puntigrus tetrazona isolate hp1 chromosome 25, ASM1883169v1, whole genome shotgun sequence:
- the dyrk4 gene encoding dual specificity tyrosine-phosphorylation-regulated kinase 4 isoform X5, translated as MPYDLDVLNIHVSKSDMFPEINNKKCGTGVGTLPQLEAPVKQVLVTNGKLLHSNGTLPSIVKQLVQSTQGNQEERPRPQFPNRFGSSVENLSESLTRSIINKFEKIRTYEGQRLPMSPTTALKHFQNQLTEYEKEEIMDYSEIWYLGLDTKKIEGSQGSPQNSGYDDEHGSYLKVLHDHIGYRYEVLEVIGKGSFGQVLKCLDHKTNEMVAIKIIRNKKRFHHQALVELKILDAVRRRDRDNCHNVIHMKEYFYFRNHLCISFELLGANLYELIKKNNFQGFSLGLIRRFAHALLKCLQMLHKEKIIHCDLKPENILLSQRGQGNIKVVDFGSSCYEQQRVYTYIQSRFYRSPEVILGHPYSMAIDMWSLGCILAELYTGYPLFPGESEVEQIACIMEIMGLPPNDFVQTASRRRLFFDSKGNPRNITNSKGKKRRPNSKDLASVLKTNDPQFLDFIRRCLVWDPTKRMTPDEGMQHEWITEGRLNKLHPKPRPVRKDIDNNYEFTYRKATLNRTSKADKSGSDDKLKRVSDASSKGGKTASEERQRPIGASAEEDKSEGTGKSVSKDSKSDSSGERSVQIIIKPQTGSSTDSSEGQEPQFLPPIV; from the exons aaatGTGGGACGGGGGTTGGTACTTTGCCCCAGCTAGAGGCTCCGGTCAAGCAGGTTCTGGTGACCAATGGCAAACTTCTGCATTCGAATGGAACCCTACCCAGTATCGTCAAACAACTTGTGCAAAGCACTCAAGGGAATCAG GAAGAGAGGCCGAGGCCACAGTTTCCCAATCGCTTtggttcttctgtggaaaaCCTCTCCGAATCCTTAACTAGGAGCATCATCAATAAGTTTGAGAAGATCAGGACATATGAGGGACAGAGGCTGCCTATGTCTCCAACAA CGGCACTGAAGCACTTCCAGAACCAGCTAACAGAATATGAGAAGGAGGAGATCATGGACTACTCTGAGATCTGGTATCTGGGTTTGGACACAAAGAAGATTGAGGGCTCCCAGGGATCCCCACAGAATTCAGGCTATGACGATGAGCATGGCAGCTACTTAAAg GTCCTGCATGACCATATAGGCTATCGCTATGAAGTCCTGGAGGTGATTGGGAAAGGATCGTTTGGCCAAGTCTTGAAATGTTTGGATCACAAGACAAATGAGATGGTGGCCATCAAGATCATTCGGAATAAGAAGAG GTTCCATCATCAGGCTCTTGTAGAACTGAAGATCCTAGATGCCGTTCGGAGAAGAGACAGAGATAACTGCCACAATGTTATTCACATGAAGGAGTACTTCTACTTCCGCAACCACTTGTGCATCTCCTTCGAGCTGCTGGG AGCTAACCTCTATGAGCTTATTAAGAAGAACAACTTCCAGGGCTTCAGTCTGGGCTTGATTCGGCGTTTTGCTCATGCACTGCTCAAGTGCCTTCAGATGCTGCACAAAGAGAAGATCATCCACTGTGACCTTAAACCG GAGAACATTCTCCTGTCCCAGAGAGGACAAGGAAACATCAAGGTGGTCGACTTTGGATCAAGCTGCTATGAGCAACAGAGAG TGTACACTTACATTCAGAGCCGCTTCTACCGCTCACCAGAGGTGATTCTGGGCCATCCGTACAGCATGGCAATAGACATGTGGAGTCTGGGCTGCATTTTAGCAGAGCTGTACACTGGTTATCCCCTCTTCCCAGGAGAGAGTGAAGTGGAGCAGATCGCCTGTATTATGGAG ATTATGGGACTTCCTCCAAATGACTTTGTTCAGACTGCATCAAGACGGAGGTTATTTTTTG ATTCCAAAGGAAACCCAAGGAATATCACCAACAGTAAAGGGAAGAAGCGTCGACCCAACTCAAAAGATCTTGCCAGTGTGTTGAAGACCAACGATCCTCAGTTCCTTGACTTCATTCGACGTTGCCTTGT GTGGGATCCCACAAAGCGCATGACCCCCGATGAAGGGATGCAGCACGAGTGGATCACAGAGGGACGTCTCAACAAGCTCCATCCTAAACCTCGGCCAGTCCGCAAAGACATCGACAACAATTATGAATTCACTTACCGCAAAGCGACTTTGAACAGGACAAGCAAGG CTGATAAATCTGGTTCTGACGACAAACTCAAGAGGGTGAGTGACGCTTCGAGCAAAGGAGGCAAGACGGCATCAGAAGAGCGTCAGCGTCCTATAGGAGCTTCAGCCGAGGAAGACAAGAGTGAAGGCACAGGCAAAAGTGTGAGCAAAGACAGCAAGTCGGACTCAAGCGGAGAGCGGTCCGTTCAGATCATCATCAAACCTCAGACAGGCTCGAGCACTGATTCTTCAGAAGGACAGGAGCCTCAGTTTCTCCCTCCTATTGTATAA
- the dyrk4 gene encoding dual specificity tyrosine-phosphorylation-regulated kinase 4 isoform X4 translates to MGPRAESERGEGESRGEKGMRFLPSPRQLENTEKCGTGVGTLPQLEAPVKQVLVTNGKLLHSNGTLPSIVKQLVQSTQGNQEERPRPQFPNRFGSSVENLSESLTRSIINKFEKIRTYEGQRLPMSPTTALKHFQNQLTEYEKEEIMDYSEIWYLGLDTKKIEGSQGSPQNSGYDDEHGSYLKVLHDHIGYRYEVLEVIGKGSFGQVLKCLDHKTNEMVAIKIIRNKKRFHHQALVELKILDAVRRRDRDNCHNVIHMKEYFYFRNHLCISFELLGANLYELIKKNNFQGFSLGLIRRFAHALLKCLQMLHKEKIIHCDLKPENILLSQRGQGNIKVVDFGSSCYEQQRVYTYIQSRFYRSPEVILGHPYSMAIDMWSLGCILAELYTGYPLFPGESEVEQIACIMEIMGLPPNDFVQTASRRRLFFDSKGNPRNITNSKGKKRRPNSKDLASVLKTNDPQFLDFIRRCLVWDPTKRMTPDEGMQHEWITEGRLNKLHPKPRPVRKDIDNNYEFTYRKATLNRTSKADKSGSDDKLKRVSDASSKGGKTASEERQRPIGASAEEDKSEGTGKSVSKDSKSDSSGERSVQIIIKPQTGSSTDSSEGQEPQFLPPIV, encoded by the exons aaatGTGGGACGGGGGTTGGTACTTTGCCCCAGCTAGAGGCTCCGGTCAAGCAGGTTCTGGTGACCAATGGCAAACTTCTGCATTCGAATGGAACCCTACCCAGTATCGTCAAACAACTTGTGCAAAGCACTCAAGGGAATCAG GAAGAGAGGCCGAGGCCACAGTTTCCCAATCGCTTtggttcttctgtggaaaaCCTCTCCGAATCCTTAACTAGGAGCATCATCAATAAGTTTGAGAAGATCAGGACATATGAGGGACAGAGGCTGCCTATGTCTCCAACAA CGGCACTGAAGCACTTCCAGAACCAGCTAACAGAATATGAGAAGGAGGAGATCATGGACTACTCTGAGATCTGGTATCTGGGTTTGGACACAAAGAAGATTGAGGGCTCCCAGGGATCCCCACAGAATTCAGGCTATGACGATGAGCATGGCAGCTACTTAAAg GTCCTGCATGACCATATAGGCTATCGCTATGAAGTCCTGGAGGTGATTGGGAAAGGATCGTTTGGCCAAGTCTTGAAATGTTTGGATCACAAGACAAATGAGATGGTGGCCATCAAGATCATTCGGAATAAGAAGAG GTTCCATCATCAGGCTCTTGTAGAACTGAAGATCCTAGATGCCGTTCGGAGAAGAGACAGAGATAACTGCCACAATGTTATTCACATGAAGGAGTACTTCTACTTCCGCAACCACTTGTGCATCTCCTTCGAGCTGCTGGG AGCTAACCTCTATGAGCTTATTAAGAAGAACAACTTCCAGGGCTTCAGTCTGGGCTTGATTCGGCGTTTTGCTCATGCACTGCTCAAGTGCCTTCAGATGCTGCACAAAGAGAAGATCATCCACTGTGACCTTAAACCG GAGAACATTCTCCTGTCCCAGAGAGGACAAGGAAACATCAAGGTGGTCGACTTTGGATCAAGCTGCTATGAGCAACAGAGAG TGTACACTTACATTCAGAGCCGCTTCTACCGCTCACCAGAGGTGATTCTGGGCCATCCGTACAGCATGGCAATAGACATGTGGAGTCTGGGCTGCATTTTAGCAGAGCTGTACACTGGTTATCCCCTCTTCCCAGGAGAGAGTGAAGTGGAGCAGATCGCCTGTATTATGGAG ATTATGGGACTTCCTCCAAATGACTTTGTTCAGACTGCATCAAGACGGAGGTTATTTTTTG ATTCCAAAGGAAACCCAAGGAATATCACCAACAGTAAAGGGAAGAAGCGTCGACCCAACTCAAAAGATCTTGCCAGTGTGTTGAAGACCAACGATCCTCAGTTCCTTGACTTCATTCGACGTTGCCTTGT GTGGGATCCCACAAAGCGCATGACCCCCGATGAAGGGATGCAGCACGAGTGGATCACAGAGGGACGTCTCAACAAGCTCCATCCTAAACCTCGGCCAGTCCGCAAAGACATCGACAACAATTATGAATTCACTTACCGCAAAGCGACTTTGAACAGGACAAGCAAGG CTGATAAATCTGGTTCTGACGACAAACTCAAGAGGGTGAGTGACGCTTCGAGCAAAGGAGGCAAGACGGCATCAGAAGAGCGTCAGCGTCCTATAGGAGCTTCAGCCGAGGAAGACAAGAGTGAAGGCACAGGCAAAAGTGTGAGCAAAGACAGCAAGTCGGACTCAAGCGGAGAGCGGTCCGTTCAGATCATCATCAAACCTCAGACAGGCTCGAGCACTGATTCTTCAGAAGGACAGGAGCCTCAGTTTCTCCCTCCTATTGTATAA
- the dyrk4 gene encoding dual specificity tyrosine-phosphorylation-regulated kinase 4 isoform X3 — translation MGPRAESERGEGESRGEKSARPEAFPHPHRSQAENTKIGPNCTYSQKCGTGVGTLPQLEAPVKQVLVTNGKLLHSNGTLPSIVKQLVQSTQGNQEERPRPQFPNRFGSSVENLSESLTRSIINKFEKIRTYEGQRLPMSPTTALKHFQNQLTEYEKEEIMDYSEIWYLGLDTKKIEGSQGSPQNSGYDDEHGSYLKVLHDHIGYRYEVLEVIGKGSFGQVLKCLDHKTNEMVAIKIIRNKKRFHHQALVELKILDAVRRRDRDNCHNVIHMKEYFYFRNHLCISFELLGANLYELIKKNNFQGFSLGLIRRFAHALLKCLQMLHKEKIIHCDLKPENILLSQRGQGNIKVVDFGSSCYEQQRVYTYIQSRFYRSPEVILGHPYSMAIDMWSLGCILAELYTGYPLFPGESEVEQIACIMEIMGLPPNDFVQTASRRRLFFDSKGNPRNITNSKGKKRRPNSKDLASVLKTNDPQFLDFIRRCLVWDPTKRMTPDEGMQHEWITEGRLNKLHPKPRPVRKDIDNNYEFTYRKATLNRTSKADKSGSDDKLKRVSDASSKGGKTASEERQRPIGASAEEDKSEGTGKSVSKDSKSDSSGERSVQIIIKPQTGSSTDSSEGQEPQFLPPIV, via the exons TCAGCCAGACCCGAGGCTTTCCCTCACCCCCACAGGTCTCAGGCCGAGAACACAAAAATAGGACCCAACTGCACCTACTCACAG aaatGTGGGACGGGGGTTGGTACTTTGCCCCAGCTAGAGGCTCCGGTCAAGCAGGTTCTGGTGACCAATGGCAAACTTCTGCATTCGAATGGAACCCTACCCAGTATCGTCAAACAACTTGTGCAAAGCACTCAAGGGAATCAG GAAGAGAGGCCGAGGCCACAGTTTCCCAATCGCTTtggttcttctgtggaaaaCCTCTCCGAATCCTTAACTAGGAGCATCATCAATAAGTTTGAGAAGATCAGGACATATGAGGGACAGAGGCTGCCTATGTCTCCAACAA CGGCACTGAAGCACTTCCAGAACCAGCTAACAGAATATGAGAAGGAGGAGATCATGGACTACTCTGAGATCTGGTATCTGGGTTTGGACACAAAGAAGATTGAGGGCTCCCAGGGATCCCCACAGAATTCAGGCTATGACGATGAGCATGGCAGCTACTTAAAg GTCCTGCATGACCATATAGGCTATCGCTATGAAGTCCTGGAGGTGATTGGGAAAGGATCGTTTGGCCAAGTCTTGAAATGTTTGGATCACAAGACAAATGAGATGGTGGCCATCAAGATCATTCGGAATAAGAAGAG GTTCCATCATCAGGCTCTTGTAGAACTGAAGATCCTAGATGCCGTTCGGAGAAGAGACAGAGATAACTGCCACAATGTTATTCACATGAAGGAGTACTTCTACTTCCGCAACCACTTGTGCATCTCCTTCGAGCTGCTGGG AGCTAACCTCTATGAGCTTATTAAGAAGAACAACTTCCAGGGCTTCAGTCTGGGCTTGATTCGGCGTTTTGCTCATGCACTGCTCAAGTGCCTTCAGATGCTGCACAAAGAGAAGATCATCCACTGTGACCTTAAACCG GAGAACATTCTCCTGTCCCAGAGAGGACAAGGAAACATCAAGGTGGTCGACTTTGGATCAAGCTGCTATGAGCAACAGAGAG TGTACACTTACATTCAGAGCCGCTTCTACCGCTCACCAGAGGTGATTCTGGGCCATCCGTACAGCATGGCAATAGACATGTGGAGTCTGGGCTGCATTTTAGCAGAGCTGTACACTGGTTATCCCCTCTTCCCAGGAGAGAGTGAAGTGGAGCAGATCGCCTGTATTATGGAG ATTATGGGACTTCCTCCAAATGACTTTGTTCAGACTGCATCAAGACGGAGGTTATTTTTTG ATTCCAAAGGAAACCCAAGGAATATCACCAACAGTAAAGGGAAGAAGCGTCGACCCAACTCAAAAGATCTTGCCAGTGTGTTGAAGACCAACGATCCTCAGTTCCTTGACTTCATTCGACGTTGCCTTGT GTGGGATCCCACAAAGCGCATGACCCCCGATGAAGGGATGCAGCACGAGTGGATCACAGAGGGACGTCTCAACAAGCTCCATCCTAAACCTCGGCCAGTCCGCAAAGACATCGACAACAATTATGAATTCACTTACCGCAAAGCGACTTTGAACAGGACAAGCAAGG CTGATAAATCTGGTTCTGACGACAAACTCAAGAGGGTGAGTGACGCTTCGAGCAAAGGAGGCAAGACGGCATCAGAAGAGCGTCAGCGTCCTATAGGAGCTTCAGCCGAGGAAGACAAGAGTGAAGGCACAGGCAAAAGTGTGAGCAAAGACAGCAAGTCGGACTCAAGCGGAGAGCGGTCCGTTCAGATCATCATCAAACCTCAGACAGGCTCGAGCACTGATTCTTCAGAAGGACAGGAGCCTCAGTTTCTCCCTCCTATTGTATAA
- the dyrk4 gene encoding dual specificity tyrosine-phosphorylation-regulated kinase 4 isoform X1: protein MGPRAESERGEGESRGEKGMRFLPSPRQLENTESARPEAFPHPHRSQAENTKIGPNCTYSQKCGTGVGTLPQLEAPVKQVLVTNGKLLHSNGTLPSIVKQLVQSTQGNQEERPRPQFPNRFGSSVENLSESLTRSIINKFEKIRTYEGQRLPMSPTTALKHFQNQLTEYEKEEIMDYSEIWYLGLDTKKIEGSQGSPQNSGYDDEHGSYLKVLHDHIGYRYEVLEVIGKGSFGQVLKCLDHKTNEMVAIKIIRNKKRFHHQALVELKILDAVRRRDRDNCHNVIHMKEYFYFRNHLCISFELLGANLYELIKKNNFQGFSLGLIRRFAHALLKCLQMLHKEKIIHCDLKPENILLSQRGQGNIKVVDFGSSCYEQQRVYTYIQSRFYRSPEVILGHPYSMAIDMWSLGCILAELYTGYPLFPGESEVEQIACIMEIMGLPPNDFVQTASRRRLFFDSKGNPRNITNSKGKKRRPNSKDLASVLKTNDPQFLDFIRRCLVWDPTKRMTPDEGMQHEWITEGRLNKLHPKPRPVRKDIDNNYEFTYRKATLNRTSKADKSGSDDKLKRVSDASSKGGKTASEERQRPIGASAEEDKSEGTGKSVSKDSKSDSSGERSVQIIIKPQTGSSTDSSEGQEPQFLPPIV from the exons TCAGCCAGACCCGAGGCTTTCCCTCACCCCCACAGGTCTCAGGCCGAGAACACAAAAATAGGACCCAACTGCACCTACTCACAG aaatGTGGGACGGGGGTTGGTACTTTGCCCCAGCTAGAGGCTCCGGTCAAGCAGGTTCTGGTGACCAATGGCAAACTTCTGCATTCGAATGGAACCCTACCCAGTATCGTCAAACAACTTGTGCAAAGCACTCAAGGGAATCAG GAAGAGAGGCCGAGGCCACAGTTTCCCAATCGCTTtggttcttctgtggaaaaCCTCTCCGAATCCTTAACTAGGAGCATCATCAATAAGTTTGAGAAGATCAGGACATATGAGGGACAGAGGCTGCCTATGTCTCCAACAA CGGCACTGAAGCACTTCCAGAACCAGCTAACAGAATATGAGAAGGAGGAGATCATGGACTACTCTGAGATCTGGTATCTGGGTTTGGACACAAAGAAGATTGAGGGCTCCCAGGGATCCCCACAGAATTCAGGCTATGACGATGAGCATGGCAGCTACTTAAAg GTCCTGCATGACCATATAGGCTATCGCTATGAAGTCCTGGAGGTGATTGGGAAAGGATCGTTTGGCCAAGTCTTGAAATGTTTGGATCACAAGACAAATGAGATGGTGGCCATCAAGATCATTCGGAATAAGAAGAG GTTCCATCATCAGGCTCTTGTAGAACTGAAGATCCTAGATGCCGTTCGGAGAAGAGACAGAGATAACTGCCACAATGTTATTCACATGAAGGAGTACTTCTACTTCCGCAACCACTTGTGCATCTCCTTCGAGCTGCTGGG AGCTAACCTCTATGAGCTTATTAAGAAGAACAACTTCCAGGGCTTCAGTCTGGGCTTGATTCGGCGTTTTGCTCATGCACTGCTCAAGTGCCTTCAGATGCTGCACAAAGAGAAGATCATCCACTGTGACCTTAAACCG GAGAACATTCTCCTGTCCCAGAGAGGACAAGGAAACATCAAGGTGGTCGACTTTGGATCAAGCTGCTATGAGCAACAGAGAG TGTACACTTACATTCAGAGCCGCTTCTACCGCTCACCAGAGGTGATTCTGGGCCATCCGTACAGCATGGCAATAGACATGTGGAGTCTGGGCTGCATTTTAGCAGAGCTGTACACTGGTTATCCCCTCTTCCCAGGAGAGAGTGAAGTGGAGCAGATCGCCTGTATTATGGAG ATTATGGGACTTCCTCCAAATGACTTTGTTCAGACTGCATCAAGACGGAGGTTATTTTTTG ATTCCAAAGGAAACCCAAGGAATATCACCAACAGTAAAGGGAAGAAGCGTCGACCCAACTCAAAAGATCTTGCCAGTGTGTTGAAGACCAACGATCCTCAGTTCCTTGACTTCATTCGACGTTGCCTTGT GTGGGATCCCACAAAGCGCATGACCCCCGATGAAGGGATGCAGCACGAGTGGATCACAGAGGGACGTCTCAACAAGCTCCATCCTAAACCTCGGCCAGTCCGCAAAGACATCGACAACAATTATGAATTCACTTACCGCAAAGCGACTTTGAACAGGACAAGCAAGG CTGATAAATCTGGTTCTGACGACAAACTCAAGAGGGTGAGTGACGCTTCGAGCAAAGGAGGCAAGACGGCATCAGAAGAGCGTCAGCGTCCTATAGGAGCTTCAGCCGAGGAAGACAAGAGTGAAGGCACAGGCAAAAGTGTGAGCAAAGACAGCAAGTCGGACTCAAGCGGAGAGCGGTCCGTTCAGATCATCATCAAACCTCAGACAGGCTCGAGCACTGATTCTTCAGAAGGACAGGAGCCTCAGTTTCTCCCTCCTATTGTATAA
- the dyrk4 gene encoding dual specificity tyrosine-phosphorylation-regulated kinase 4 isoform X6, translated as MGPRAESERGEGESRGEKKCGTGVGTLPQLEAPVKQVLVTNGKLLHSNGTLPSIVKQLVQSTQGNQEERPRPQFPNRFGSSVENLSESLTRSIINKFEKIRTYEGQRLPMSPTTALKHFQNQLTEYEKEEIMDYSEIWYLGLDTKKIEGSQGSPQNSGYDDEHGSYLKVLHDHIGYRYEVLEVIGKGSFGQVLKCLDHKTNEMVAIKIIRNKKRFHHQALVELKILDAVRRRDRDNCHNVIHMKEYFYFRNHLCISFELLGANLYELIKKNNFQGFSLGLIRRFAHALLKCLQMLHKEKIIHCDLKPENILLSQRGQGNIKVVDFGSSCYEQQRVYTYIQSRFYRSPEVILGHPYSMAIDMWSLGCILAELYTGYPLFPGESEVEQIACIMEIMGLPPNDFVQTASRRRLFFDSKGNPRNITNSKGKKRRPNSKDLASVLKTNDPQFLDFIRRCLVWDPTKRMTPDEGMQHEWITEGRLNKLHPKPRPVRKDIDNNYEFTYRKATLNRTSKADKSGSDDKLKRVSDASSKGGKTASEERQRPIGASAEEDKSEGTGKSVSKDSKSDSSGERSVQIIIKPQTGSSTDSSEGQEPQFLPPIV; from the exons aaatGTGGGACGGGGGTTGGTACTTTGCCCCAGCTAGAGGCTCCGGTCAAGCAGGTTCTGGTGACCAATGGCAAACTTCTGCATTCGAATGGAACCCTACCCAGTATCGTCAAACAACTTGTGCAAAGCACTCAAGGGAATCAG GAAGAGAGGCCGAGGCCACAGTTTCCCAATCGCTTtggttcttctgtggaaaaCCTCTCCGAATCCTTAACTAGGAGCATCATCAATAAGTTTGAGAAGATCAGGACATATGAGGGACAGAGGCTGCCTATGTCTCCAACAA CGGCACTGAAGCACTTCCAGAACCAGCTAACAGAATATGAGAAGGAGGAGATCATGGACTACTCTGAGATCTGGTATCTGGGTTTGGACACAAAGAAGATTGAGGGCTCCCAGGGATCCCCACAGAATTCAGGCTATGACGATGAGCATGGCAGCTACTTAAAg GTCCTGCATGACCATATAGGCTATCGCTATGAAGTCCTGGAGGTGATTGGGAAAGGATCGTTTGGCCAAGTCTTGAAATGTTTGGATCACAAGACAAATGAGATGGTGGCCATCAAGATCATTCGGAATAAGAAGAG GTTCCATCATCAGGCTCTTGTAGAACTGAAGATCCTAGATGCCGTTCGGAGAAGAGACAGAGATAACTGCCACAATGTTATTCACATGAAGGAGTACTTCTACTTCCGCAACCACTTGTGCATCTCCTTCGAGCTGCTGGG AGCTAACCTCTATGAGCTTATTAAGAAGAACAACTTCCAGGGCTTCAGTCTGGGCTTGATTCGGCGTTTTGCTCATGCACTGCTCAAGTGCCTTCAGATGCTGCACAAAGAGAAGATCATCCACTGTGACCTTAAACCG GAGAACATTCTCCTGTCCCAGAGAGGACAAGGAAACATCAAGGTGGTCGACTTTGGATCAAGCTGCTATGAGCAACAGAGAG TGTACACTTACATTCAGAGCCGCTTCTACCGCTCACCAGAGGTGATTCTGGGCCATCCGTACAGCATGGCAATAGACATGTGGAGTCTGGGCTGCATTTTAGCAGAGCTGTACACTGGTTATCCCCTCTTCCCAGGAGAGAGTGAAGTGGAGCAGATCGCCTGTATTATGGAG ATTATGGGACTTCCTCCAAATGACTTTGTTCAGACTGCATCAAGACGGAGGTTATTTTTTG ATTCCAAAGGAAACCCAAGGAATATCACCAACAGTAAAGGGAAGAAGCGTCGACCCAACTCAAAAGATCTTGCCAGTGTGTTGAAGACCAACGATCCTCAGTTCCTTGACTTCATTCGACGTTGCCTTGT GTGGGATCCCACAAAGCGCATGACCCCCGATGAAGGGATGCAGCACGAGTGGATCACAGAGGGACGTCTCAACAAGCTCCATCCTAAACCTCGGCCAGTCCGCAAAGACATCGACAACAATTATGAATTCACTTACCGCAAAGCGACTTTGAACAGGACAAGCAAGG CTGATAAATCTGGTTCTGACGACAAACTCAAGAGGGTGAGTGACGCTTCGAGCAAAGGAGGCAAGACGGCATCAGAAGAGCGTCAGCGTCCTATAGGAGCTTCAGCCGAGGAAGACAAGAGTGAAGGCACAGGCAAAAGTGTGAGCAAAGACAGCAAGTCGGACTCAAGCGGAGAGCGGTCCGTTCAGATCATCATCAAACCTCAGACAGGCTCGAGCACTGATTCTTCAGAAGGACAGGAGCCTCAGTTTCTCCCTCCTATTGTATAA